TGCTTGTTACCTACTCCTCTTAAATCCTTAAGTTCCCACTCCCACTCTACTTCTCTTCCTATCCCTCAACTTTCTCCCTTTCCCTCTTTCATTGGTGATTACATAGTAAAGTGCTAATCTTTGATCTCTTCTTCTTTTGAGTATGGAGAAGCATAAATGCAAGTTATGTTCAAGGAAGTTCTTGAATGGCAAAGCTTTAGGTGGTCACATGAGGTCTCATTTAATGGCTTTGCCACTTTCACCTAAGACTCCGCCGTTAAAACAAGATTCCGGCGGCGGCCGTAGCCAGTCAACTCTGTCACTCTGTTCATCAGAAAATCAAGAAGAGGAAGTGTTAGAACAGAAAGGTGACGATTCATTGGGTAATTATGGGTTGAGAGAGAATCCAAAGAGAAGCTTTAGAATGATAGATCCTGAGTTTTTGGATGGTGGGTATGTGGTACAAGATAGAGAAAGTGAGACTGAGTCAATAAAAAAACCAACTTGTAGAAGATCCAAAAGAAGTAATAAAATGGTTGTAACAGTAGAAAAAGAGAAGGAGAAATCAGTTGATTTTGAGCCATTGAGTTTATTTTCAGATAGTTCAAGTGAAGAAGACATTGCTATGTGTTTAATGATGCTTTCAAAAGATGTTTGGAAAAGTTCACAACCCTCAAAATTAAGGCCAAAACATGGGAAGAAATACCAATGTGGGATTTGTCACAAAATGTTCAAAACTTCTCAAGCTTTAGGTAGTCATAAAACCATTCACAAGATCAAGAACAGCAATTCTTCAACTTCTATTGAAGATTCAGAACAAAAACCAACCAAGAAATTACTTAGTGTGAAGAGTATTATGGATAAAAAATTGCATGAATGTCCATTTTGTGGGAAATTATTTCAGTCAGGTCAAGCATTAGGTGGGCATAAAAGATCACATCTTATTATGAGTTCATCAACTACAGGTTCTTCCTCATTAAAACTTGGTGATAGTTTTTTAGTTGAGCACTCAAATTCAGCTAAATTACCAAATGGATTTATAGATCTTAACATGCCAGCACCAATGGAAGATGAAGATTTTAGCCAACCAGATTTTTCTGCAATTTCAGATGCTGATTTTCAACATCAAGAAAATGGGAGAGGTTAAAAAAATTGTCACTCTCGTTTACTATCTTGTTTTGCCTTTTTTAATCTTTAAATATGTCTTTTAGTAATTTTTCTTAAATGGGGTTTACTTATTTATAGAAAAGTCATGATCTTTAATCCCATTTTAGCTCCTCTGTTTTTATGGTAGTTGTAACACACATTGCTTTGAAACTTTCACAAGCAATCTGAAAAATTAGTTGCAGACACAAACAACTGATACAGTATTGACCTGAGGGGCCCAGCTAagggtgaattttttttttttgggggggggggggttggagGAGAGGGGACCCACTAGTGCAAGggtagtagtagcagtagtatAGTAGAAGAGAAGAATGAATTCTATATTTGCATCAGAAGTCTGCATTCTTTTTTGTTTTGTGCACTTTGTTTTTCTTGTAGGAATATGGAAATACTCTCCCCATTGAATATCTCCTTATTATGTTTGCATATGATATGAGTATTGCTTGTGGTACAATTTTGTTCAGTTTTGGTCTCAGTGAAACTACCAAAGCAAAGTTTTCAACCTTCTGTTAAGCTGCTCCCACTGACTCCAGCTGGTGCCTTGTTTCTCCTTATGCTTCTTCATATTTCTTTTCATATTATTTTGGGGAAATGATACTGTATAATtacttttaaaataataaaaaaatattatatttcattatatatgcatatatatatttctatatattatatacaaaactatataaattttatatatttttacaaTTACTCTTTGGCCTTTTATTACATTTtctatagaaagaaaaaaaaaagaaaccttAAAGAATTCCATTGTTTTTGTTCTCTCTCATAATTGCCTTTATGGATTTGTCTGCTTGAGGTCTGCACAAGTAGTTCTTCTCCCATCTGTGACAGATATGACTACCAGAATCAAcatccaaaattaccaaaataaccCCTTTCACTTTTCTTTAGCCTATCATTGCCTGCTATGATAGGTAAAAATAACTTGATGGTATAAAAGTTACTTAAAGTGGCCGTATGTATAACTTATATACGATAATATACTGTTGCTTCTATTCAAACTTATTAATTTACAGATTTAATACATTAATATAAGCCGTATGCATTTGTGTTTGACCTTAATTTATTACTCCGAGTACGTCATGATCAGCTAATAAATTACTCTCTccgtttacttttacttgtcacGTTTTTACTTTTTACaccccttaaaaaataataaatgaagtgcataatttactatgatactcatattaattgatgcgtATTATTAAtggttttgagaaaataatttgaaatgagtaattaatgacGTGAGTATAACAGGAAAAAGAAAATTATCTTTTCTTGATATGCTAAaaatgaaaatctatttttaaaatattgaacaagtaaaagtgaacgaaaGAAGTACATGGCTTTCACCTTTTGGGATTATCGTAATCTATTTATTTAGTTAAAGCCAGAAGGTCAAACAATGTATTCATCTAACATGCTAGTAGTTGCTTATCGTTATCATTAGTGTTACAACTAGCACCTCTTTCGTCTCAAATTATTTGAGATAGTTGTttcaaattatttatcattttagaagttaaagacaaaataaataaattttttttttattttacctttAGTAGTAATTGTGGTCTTGAAAACTACAAACACCTCAATTATGGGATAGTATTATAATTGTTCAAATactaataaaatataaataaagataaaataattaaaaatacctcataattattatttttataaaggaTGTAACACGACGTATAATTTGAGAAGGAGGGAGCAGTAATTTGCATAAACAATCATAACATCACGCCTCCAAGTTCCACGGAGTTTAAAGTGAACTAATCCCATTGATGGAGTGGTGGCCATTATAGatctctgttttaaaaggcaAAATTGAGACTCACTCCCGGGCAGAGCGCTCGTAAAACGCCTCTGGGCTTATGTGTGGGGCTTAATTTCGTGAGATTTATGCTTCGTTCATCAGGACTTACGCCTCGGACACGCTCAATACCCAGCGTACTGGGCTCGGCTAATAGAACTTTATGCAATTGTGTGTAACTAACAttgtaaatcctcaaattttcttaataaatcgttgactattcaaaattatttttttcttaatcaTAAATCATTAAGTTGAGAGTATTTTATgtcataattaaaataaaaactatTGCACGTTATCCACTAAGATTGTTATGAtagtaaattttaaataaatatctcatttaaaagtatttatttattaaCTTTTGTTATCTCTTTATTATATAATAGtccataatttttttaataattattttcctaaatattatttttttcacgTTTACGAGATACAGTATTTATTAATTTAATAGCTCAGTATTAGCTAGTAACTATTTACAAGTAATTAGTTATCATGGTATAGTATGGTGAATTATGTGTCACTTTATTAACTTATTGAAACTAACGATGCTAGAGAATCATatttaaattgtgaattatatttttatataaatgctctttcaaataaaaaacatattaaataaaaggagtattttaaaaaaatatcaaattataatATCGAAGTTGTTTCAAGATTCATTACTTCTTAAGAGATACATATAAAATTTCGCATCGAATACATTACTTTTGATGTTTGAGTTGTATGTATATTATGATATATGTCATACTTTTCGTAGTATTCATAGtttaattataatttataaatattttaaatagattatttgttataattttgtgattttaatgtaatttttatgattaatttttattttatactatCTTAAAATTCTTGAAATTAGTAAAATTCAAAGATCCGTAGGACTTACTCCCCATGTCTCAGGGCTTACGCCTCGCCTCGTCAGAGGTAAAACGTCTATAACAACACCTCACTATAACAGCCAAAAAATATCGAAACAAACGAGGTTGTTATAGAGAAATTTGACGGTATTGAAATAatcttttgtaacgacccgactggtcattttgagaattagagacccgatcccctaatatctgatTTTTTcacatttgtttctgcttttgagATTTGccagagtgattggttatggaattcggggagttttgggacacttagtccctagttgtgagtttaagccttaaaaattggaccgtagtcggaaatgtgtgaagacggattcggaatggaatttcgccgactccgttagctccgttgagtgattttaagcttaggagcgcgttcgtaatgtgttttggaggtctgtagtagatttaggcttgattttgcgaaagttagtttttcggcgatttcgagcgataatgaaaattttgatatcaaactcggaatggaatttcaaaAGTGGctataggttcgtagtgtcatttgtgacttgtgtgtaaaatttgaggtcattcggactagatttgatgtggttcggcgtcatttgtagaatttggaaaaaattctaaattctaaggcttgaatccgtgcttaattcatgattttggtgttgtttgatgtggtttgaaggctcgactaagtttttatggtattttaggattggtttgtatgtttggttgaggtcttgggggcctcgggtatgtttcgtatgcttaacggaatgaatttggacttgggaaaaatctggtgcCTTGCCGGTTCTGGGGTTTAGCACCTGCGGAatggaggccgcaggtgcgagaggcgCAGGTGTGGAGGGAGTGCGTAGATGCGGAACTGGTGGGGCTGGTAATGGAGTGCaggtgcgcaagtttgaccgcacctgcgagcccgcaggtgcgaagcgtgggcgcagatgcggagccaGGCTGCTTTAATGAAATGCGCAGATGCGccgtttggaccgcaggtgcgagaaatgccCGCAGATGTGGCCCCAGCCCGGTTAAGTGacattcgcacctgcgatgatttttttcgcaggtgcgggaccGTAGATGTGGCcccatgagcgcagatgcggatatCGCTGGACAGAAAAGAGAATtttgagggtttgaaatttcataacacaaaattcaatttagagctcggtgggagatgatttctcgagggatttcgaaggagaactattgggtaactaattctaactctattttgatcataatacattaatctattattgttttcctcgtctaattaaagaatttgagggtagaagtttggaaatgggggaaaaggttccccaattgaaaatctgagatttgaatgtgaatttgacgtcggatttagatgatttttgttcgagtgaactcgtgaatgaatgggtattcataaattataatttttacccgatttcgagacgtgggcccgagaaaactttttgggcgttttccctaatttcacgctttagcttcgaattaattagctaaattagttacttgtagttatatttacattatgcaattaatttgaatagattcgggccatttggagacggatactcgtggcaagaacgtgatatcgatttgatttgagcggttcaaggtaagtggcttgcctaattttgtgttggggactttcctgttaggatgtttgatattaattgatgtgtgggcgccgtgtacgtgaggtgacgagtacgtacacgggctattatggcaaaaatcttatttttcttttctaaatcataaactgttttccccttattaaattgcattaatacatttaattgtttagcttagactagagaagcatgatTATGTGTtctaactgcctatttgacattctgtgcgctaTGCTTGGTTAAGTCCATATTTTTCTtatatgtgttcagtataaactgtataactcgatacCATACCTGTCATtccatcttgcgttgcatatttaaattgagaCTACGGGcgtattccgggagaccccccctgtcttgcatatttattttgggactgcgGACGTatatcgggagatcccccagtactgcatatttactctgggactacagacgtattttgggagatccccttatactgcatattcattcgaaactacgggacggtatctcgggagattccccattgtgtttaccttgttctgagccgagggctcccttaactgttaaatttttgagaatttctttaactgtgttaccgtaaattctacttatatattttactgtttaatttattatacttactccggtagggccttgacttgaactcgtcactactcgaccgaggttaggcttggcacttactggtactattgtggtgtactcatgccctttcctgcacatgttttcatgtgcagatccaggtgcgagctatcagcctcggggttagtacgtgctgctgattctagaaGACTTCAAGTTACTTCTGCTTGCGttcgcagatcttcggagtccccttatactccctcgcctagagactttctttattatcctcagacttttgtatagagctacatagattatagcagcttgtgacttagtgatattccgggtcttgagaaattattttgtatatgccgagcggtaCTACTCTTtgctattcacaatatgttgtttatctttaaagtgttgtgtttctttacatttttcgcaatattaggcttacctagtcgtaaagactaggtgccatcacgataccttacggagggttaatttgggtcgtgacaagttggtatcatagcactaggttcataggagtcgcgagtcacaagccggtttattagagtctcgtggatcagtacggagacgtccgtacttatcttcgggaggctgtgtaactgttaagaataatcatattcctttgatttccttgtcgtgcgagttattgacatcaaaattctaaaactttattctattctttctcatagatggtgaggacccataccaggaggaccgacgatcaggcacccgagccccctgctaGAGACGCCAGAGGTCGGGGTccgggtagaggacgaccacgcggtgcagctcGAGCACTTgggagagctgcgtcagaggagccaccagcagctccagctggagggccaacactggagatccctattgctactctagccctccaggagactttagcttagttcatgagcatgttcagcactctggttcaggctggactatttctgaTTGCTCCCGCTacatcttaggccgggggaggggcacaaactcccgtagcccgcactcctgagcaaagggtccaggttgatcaggccccagagtatattcctatgcctcagtggctccggttcagcatgagagcagggtagctgcttctgaggtagaacaactcagacttgagaggtacaagaagtgtcacccacctactttcagtggactagcttcatatgatgctctgggttttcttgaggagtgtcatcgtatcctccgcactatgggcattgtagagacgagtggggtttctttcaccgctttccagctgaggggagcagcatatcagtggtggcgtgcctatgagctgagtagtccggacgaggcagcatcactcacttggactcagttttcagagatattcttGCATGGGTAtcttcctcagagcctcagggattcttggcgtgcagagtttgagcagctgcgttagggtgctatgactgtgtcggagtatgcagtccgtttcagcgagttagctcgccatgcacgggctctggttgctacagttagagagagggttcttcgcttcattgagggactccaccccagtattcggaccggTAAggacagggagttggagatggacatcacttatcagcaggtagtgagcattgccaggagagtggaagGCATGTTCGCCctggacagagaggagagagaggccaagaggtctcgagagaccgATTactattcaggagctcgtgcaccaacAACACACTATGataggggttttgtgagtttccatgttcattcagctcttctagcagccagcggtgttcccGCTCCTCCTAGActtcaggagccctattatgcaccgctagtatccagtatgcctcctactcgaggtgctattaccggccagtccagtagGCCAGGtctgagtcagtctcagccgcccCATCCTCcgaagggttgtttcgagtgtggcgacactcatcacatggttagagattgccctagaggcaggaggggtgcaccttcacagacttatcagcctccacgtgctccaccgggtcctccggccattcttccagccccatctgccaccccacctcctcagccagctcgaggtggaggtcgccctagagggggaggccaagccaggtactatgcccttccagcccgttcagaggccgtcactttagattcagtcatcacaggtatcgtccctgtatgtcatagggatgcatcagtattatttgacccaagctctacgtattcatatgtgtcttcttattttgttccacatttggggatatctcgggattctttgagttcccctgtttatgtatctactcccgtagGAGATTCTCTCTTTATGGAtcatgtatatcggtcgtgtttgaatGCTCTTTGTGGTTTTGAGagcagagccgatttgttattattcagtatggtagattttgatgttatcttgggcatggattggttgtcgccccattatgctattcttgattgtcacgctaagaccgtgacgctggctatgccaggcttgccgaggttagagtagagaggtaccttagagtatactccccgcagggtcatttcattttttAAGGCTCAACGagtggttgagaaggggtgtgatgcgtatttggcttatgtgagagatgtcagtattgatacccctacagttgagtcagtcccaatAGTGAGGGACTTCCTTGATGCGTTTCCAACTGATTTTCcaggtatgccgcccgatagagatattgatttgttgccaggcacttagcccatttctatccctccctaccgtatggctcctcctgagttgaaggatttgaaggagcaattgcaggagttgcttgataagggtttcatcaggcccagtgtatcaccttggggtgctccggtcttatttgtgaagaagaaggatggttctttgcatatgtgtattgattatcgacagctgaacaaggttacagtgaagaacatgtatcctttgactcgcatcgatgatttatttgatcagttatagggtgccagggtgttttccaagattgacttgcattctggctatcatcagttgaagattcaggagccagatgtcccgaagactactttcaggaccaaatatggtcactatgagtttcttgtcatgtcatttgttatgaccaatgccccagcaacctttatgcatttgacgaacagtgtgttccagccttatcttgattccttcgtcattgtatttattgatgacatgctggtatattcccggtctcggaaagattatgagcaacacctgaggaccgtgcttcagactttgagggagaagaggttgtatgcaaaattttctaagtgtgaattctatcttgattcagtggaattctttggccacatagtgtcttgtgatgggatcaaggtagatccgaagaaggtggaggcagtgcagagttggcctagaccgtcatcagctatggagatccgcagttttcttggtttggcggggtattaccatcgctttgtgaagggattttcatccattgcaacacctatgaccaggctgacccagaagggtgctccgttcaggtggatcgaGAAGTGtgtggagagctttcagaagcttaagacagctttgactacagccccagtattagtattgcctacaggtttggggttctacactgtctattgtgatgcctcgaggattgtccttggagcagtattgatgcaggacggtagggtgattgcctatgcgtctagacagttgaaggtgcatgagaagaattatccggtccatgatctcgagttagtagctattgttcacgccctgaagatctggcgtcattatttgtatggtgttccttgtgagatctatactgatcaccggagtttgtagcatttgttcaggtagaaggaccttaatttgcgtcagcggaggtggttggagctacttaaatactatgatatcactatattgtaccgcCCAGGGaaagccaatgtagtggccgacgccttgagtccccgggcagagagtttggggagtttggcatatcttccgacagctgagaggcccttagccttggatgttcaggccttagccagccagtttcgtgagactggatatttcagagcctagccgggtattagcttgtgtggttgctcagtcttctatttatgaccgtatcagggagcaccAATAtaatgatcctcatcttctagtttttcaggacagggttcggcgaggtgattccagagatatgactattggtgatgacggtgtgatgaggatgcagggccggatctgtgtgcccaacgTATATGGgattcgggagttgattctcgaggaggcccacagctcgcggtactccattcatcctggtgctgcgaagatgtaccaggatttgagacaacactactggtggaggatgatgaagaaggatatagttgggtttgtggccaagtgtctcaattgtcagcaggtcaaatatgagcaccagaggccggtgGATTACTTCatagattagagatcccagagtagaagtgggagcggatcaccatggactttgtagttggacttccacggactttgagaaagttcgatgctatttgggtgatcgtggatcggttgaccaagtcagctcattttattccagtgttgaccacttattcttctgagaggttggttgagatttatatcagagagattgttcgccttcatggtattccagtatccatcatttcagatagaggtacacagttcacatcacggttttggagagccgtacagtaggagttggttactagggtggagctgatcacagcctttcaccctcagacggacgggcagtccgagcacacgatttagattcttgaggatatgctccgtgcctgtgtgatggagttcggagggttatgggaccaatacttgccacttgcagagtttgcttacaacaacagttaccagtccaacattcagatggaaccgtatgaggctttgtgtgGTAGGCAGTGCCAGtctccagtgggatggtttgagccgggcgaggcccgattgttgggaatagatttggtccaggattccctggataaggtaaaggtgattcagga
The DNA window shown above is from Nicotiana tomentosiformis chromosome 8, ASM39032v3, whole genome shotgun sequence and carries:
- the LOC104088255 gene encoding zinc finger protein ZAT1-like, with product MEKHKCKLCSRKFLNGKALGGHMRSHLMALPLSPKTPPLKQDSGGGRSQSTLSLCSSENQEEEVLEQKGDDSLGNYGLRENPKRSFRMIDPEFLDGGYVVQDRESETESIKKPTCRRSKRSNKMVVTVEKEKEKSVDFEPLSLFSDSSSEEDIAMCLMMLSKDVWKSSQPSKLRPKHGKKYQCGICHKMFKTSQALGSHKTIHKIKNSNSSTSIEDSEQKPTKKLLSVKSIMDKKLHECPFCGKLFQSGQALGGHKRSHLIMSSSTTDLNMPAPMEDEDFSQPDFSAISDADFQHQENGRG